The nucleotide window TTATCAGTTACCATCAGTGTTGGCATTGCCGAAGTGACATTCGAGCAGGCTAGTGCACTGGAATGGTTGGAACAGGCGGATCAGGCGCTGTATACGTCTAAGCAGAATGGTCGTAACCAGGTCACACGCTTCGAATAGATGGCCCCGGCAGACGACGCCATATTATCCTTATCATCAGGTGCTTCATCGGTTGAAAGACGGCCGTTCAGTGACGACACGTCTGGGTCACGCTTTTGACTCTGATGTGCATGAGAACAACACTCACTGCCGGCGCTATAGCCGATGATCGCAGTATCCTTTTAGCAAAACACCGATCTGAGCCTCAATTACAGCGATACAGCGCGATACGCCGCAATAATATGGTCTACGCTGGCGCTGTTGCCTTGCTGAATCCGGCGGTAATGGTTGAGGGTATTATTCAGATAGCGTTCAACCATTCGTTTTTGTTCAGCGCTCGTGGATTGCCAGATTTTGTTGCCCACAGGATCGATGTGTGCGTTTTCGTCGACCTCTGATGAAACCAGAATGACTTCGTAGAAACGCTGATTCTCTTCAATCAGCCGTTCATCTTTTAAGCTGAAATCGAGTTTGATCAGTGTCTGGCGCAATGCAAACTGGTGATGCACCGGACACAGCAGAAAATCAATATTCAGGTGGGGGTGCTGCTGGTGAATGGCCTCCACGAACCGAATCATCAGATCGCCGCCAACCCCGGCAATGATAATCAGCTGTTTTCCTGAATACTGTTCTAACGGCAGCTGAGCGACATCGATGCAGTGTGTCTCCCATCGTGTCGCAGTATCGGGATAAAACCGCTGTAGTCTGCTTTCCAGCCCGGCCATGAGTTGCGGCACAATATCAACAAAATGGATCTGTGTGTCGGGACGGGCCAGCAGGGCGGCACCCAGAAAACCGTGGTCACAACAGCAATCCCAGATATGGCTATAGCCCGGTGTCACCATCTGTTCAATCTGCTGTAACCGCTTGCTGAGTTTCAAGGAAATACCCGTGTACTAGAAATGAGGGCATTGTAATGCTTTTCTGTTTCTTAACGCGAAAAAAGCAACCAATTTAAGTCTTGGATAACAATTTTTCTGTTTTAATTAACCAGTAAGCCGCTGTTTGATGCGCCTTCCTGCAACTGCAATCCCTTTCATTTATATGTTGTGAAAGGCCTCCGGGTCGGCGGTTCTGTCAATATAAGCGCAATAGCATATATGCAGATCTGTGCTAGCTTTAAAGACCAGAACGATTTCCATCGCCGAGGGATAAGGAATGTCTGGAACGATTACAAAAACAGAGAAACAGGGCGTTGCGCCTAACCTTATCGATTACCCAAAGACCTGCGCAGAATTTGACTGGAGTCAGGCCCGGACGCAGCTGCAGGGTTTGCCTGATGGTGGTTTGAATATCGCCTATGAGGCTGTTGATAGCCATCTTAGCCAAGCTATTGCAGATAAACTCGCGCTGCGCTGGATCAGCAAAAAAGACCAGATTCAGGATTTCACTTACCGCGACCTGGCGGAGCAGACCAGTCGCTTCGCCAGTGCTTTAAAAACGCTGGAGATAAAGCCTGGCGCTAAGGTCTACAGCCTGGCAGGTCGCTTGCCCTCCCTCTATATCGGTGCTCTGGGCACCTTAAAGGCTGGGTGTGTTTTCACCCCGCTGTTTTCAGCATTTGGTCCTGAACCCATCCGCTCACGGATGGAGATCGGAGAAGCCAATGTGCTGCTCACCACCAAAGCGCTGTACCGCAAGAAACTGGCGAGCTGGTGGCGTGAGCTGCCAAATATGCAGGCGGTGTTGCTGATTGATGCTGAAGCGGAGGAGTGCGAACCGGGTTGTTACTCTCTGGACAGTCTGATGGCTGAGGGTGATCCCCATTTCCCCTGTGAGGAAACCCAGGCTGAGCAGATGGCTCTGCTTCACTTCACCAGCGGCACCACCGGTAAACCCAAGGGGGTGGTGCATGTTCATCAGGCGGTGATGGTGCATAAACAGTCGGCCTTTTATGCCCTGGATCTTCACCCCGATGATATCTATTGGTGTACGGCAGATCCCGGTTGGGTCACCGGCACCTCCTACGGCATTATTGCGCCGCTCTGTCTGGGCGTGACGATGATCGTTGATGAAGCCGAGTTTGATGCTGAACGCTGGTATCGCATTTTGCAGGATCAACAGGTGAGTGTCTGGTACACGGCGCCGACTGCTATCCGTATGTTGATGAAAGCCGGCCCCGACATTCGTCGGCAATACGATCTGTCGGCGCTGCATTTTATCGCCAGTGTGGGTGAGCCCCTGAACCCGGAAGCCGTGGTCTGGGGGGAAGAGGTTCTGGGCATGCCTTTTCACGATAACTGGTGGCAGACCGAAACCGGCGGCATCATGATTGCTAATCTGGCCAGCCAGGATGTGAAGCCCGGTTCGATGGGCCGGCCTTTGCCGGGTATTCAGGCTGCCATCGTCACTCAGAATGATGGTTCGCGCGAAGAAATTACCGAACCCATGCAGATCGGCGAACTGGCCCTGAAACCGGGCTGGCCCTCAATGTTCCGTGCCTATCTGCATCAGCCAGAAAAGTATCAGAAGAGTTTTTCCAATGGCTGGTATCTCAGTGGTGATCTGGCGATGCAAGATACTGACGGTTACTTCTGGTTTGTGGGGCGTGCGGATGACCTGATCAAGTCCTCCGGTCATCTGATCGGCCCCTTCGAAGTGGAAAGCGCTCTTATGGAGCATGAGGCGGTGGCCGAAGCCGGAGTGATCGGCAAGCCAGACCCTATCGCCGGGGAAATTGTTAAAGCCTTTGTGGCGTTGAAACCGGGAGTAGAAGCAGATGAGTCACTCCGCAAACAGTTGCTGGGGTTTGCCCGTAAACGCCTGGGGGCTGCAGTGGCACCCAAAGAGATCGTCTTCCGTACGAATCTCCCGAAAACCCGAAGCGGTAAGATCATGCGCCGCTTGTTAAAAGCCCGGGAGCTGGGCTTGCCGGAAGGTGATATCTCTACCCTGGAGAGTGATGAGCGATGAGCAATAAACTTCATATCAACAGGGACCATCTGCTGGAGCAGTTAAAGCAGATGGTACGTATTCGCCGTTTTGAAGAGAAATGTG belongs to Amphritea atlantica and includes:
- a CDS encoding tRNA (adenine(22)-N(1))-methyltransferase TrmK, which translates into the protein MKLSKRLQQIEQMVTPGYSHIWDCCCDHGFLGAALLARPDTQIHFVDIVPQLMAGLESRLQRFYPDTATRWETHCIDVAQLPLEQYSGKQLIIIAGVGGDLMIRFVEAIHQQHPHLNIDFLLCPVHHQFALRQTLIKLDFSLKDERLIEENQRFYEVILVSSEVDENAHIDPVGNKIWQSTSAEQKRMVERYLNNTLNHYRRIQQGNSASVDHIIAAYRAVSL
- the acsA gene encoding acetate--CoA ligase, yielding MSGTITKTEKQGVAPNLIDYPKTCAEFDWSQARTQLQGLPDGGLNIAYEAVDSHLSQAIADKLALRWISKKDQIQDFTYRDLAEQTSRFASALKTLEIKPGAKVYSLAGRLPSLYIGALGTLKAGCVFTPLFSAFGPEPIRSRMEIGEANVLLTTKALYRKKLASWWRELPNMQAVLLIDAEAEECEPGCYSLDSLMAEGDPHFPCEETQAEQMALLHFTSGTTGKPKGVVHVHQAVMVHKQSAFYALDLHPDDIYWCTADPGWVTGTSYGIIAPLCLGVTMIVDEAEFDAERWYRILQDQQVSVWYTAPTAIRMLMKAGPDIRRQYDLSALHFIASVGEPLNPEAVVWGEEVLGMPFHDNWWQTETGGIMIANLASQDVKPGSMGRPLPGIQAAIVTQNDGSREEITEPMQIGELALKPGWPSMFRAYLHQPEKYQKSFSNGWYLSGDLAMQDTDGYFWFVGRADDLIKSSGHLIGPFEVESALMEHEAVAEAGVIGKPDPIAGEIVKAFVALKPGVEADESLRKQLLGFARKRLGAAVAPKEIVFRTNLPKTRSGKIMRRLLKARELGLPEGDISTLESDER